One genomic segment of Rivularia sp. PCC 7116 includes these proteins:
- a CDS encoding phosphoadenylyl-sulfate reductase — MTLANNLSIIEDITKLEAEYSQKRPQDILAFALKQFDNITISFSGAEDVVLIDMASKIKRDIKVFSIDTGRLHPETYQFIDRIRKQYRIKIDVISPEAAEVEALVKEKGLFSFYQDGHKECCAIRKVKPLRRKLKTVDAWITGQRKDQNPATRNSVPVIQVDTAFSTDEGTLVKFNPLANWTSAQVWEYIRKNEVPYNKLHSKGFISIGCEPCTRAVLPNQHERLGRWWWEEAADKECGFHEINLNQNNG, encoded by the coding sequence ATGACACTAGCTAACAATCTTTCCATCATTGAAGACATCACTAAACTAGAAGCCGAGTATTCGCAAAAACGTCCCCAAGACATCCTTGCATTCGCTCTCAAACAGTTTGATAACATTACAATTTCCTTCAGTGGTGCCGAAGATGTAGTTTTGATAGATATGGCATCGAAAATTAAGAGAGATATCAAAGTATTCTCAATTGATACAGGTCGCTTGCATCCCGAAACTTACCAGTTTATTGACAGAATTAGAAAACAATATCGCATCAAGATAGACGTAATTTCTCCCGAAGCAGCAGAAGTTGAAGCATTAGTTAAAGAAAAAGGACTATTCAGCTTTTATCAAGACGGACACAAAGAATGCTGTGCTATCCGCAAAGTCAAGCCATTACGTCGCAAGCTAAAAACAGTCGATGCTTGGATTACCGGACAACGTAAAGACCAAAACCCTGCAACTAGAAATAGCGTTCCCGTTATTCAGGTGGACACAGCTTTCTCTACAGACGAAGGCACATTAGTTAAATTCAATCCCCTAGCAAACTGGACTTCTGCCCAAGTATGGGAATATATCCGCAAAAATGAAGTTCCTTACAACAAATTACATTCTAAAGGTTTTATTAGCATCGGTTGCGAACCTTGCACAAGAGCAGTTTTACCAAATCAGCACGAACGTCTCGGACGTTGGTGGTGGGAAGAAGCTGCTGATAAAGAATGTGGTTTCCACGAAATTAATTTAAATCAAAACAACGGTTAA
- the sat gene encoding sulfate adenylyltransferase produces the protein MSQIKALIQPHGGKLINCYLSEQESKQTLSRALNLPRLTLSIRNIADLECIATGVYSPLEGFVNEIEYNSIVKDMRLTSGIAWSIPVTLQVPESIAKQYQLDSEIALTHPNGEILAVMTVTSKFKPDQSFEAEQVYRTSEEAHPGVKAMLQEGNVYLGGPIKLINSVPYQDFLDYRLTPETTRTEFSRREWNTVVAFQTRNPIHRAHEYITKIALELVDGLFINPLVGQTKSDDIPADVRMKCYQVLMQKYYPQNRVCLGVFPAAMRYAGPREAIMHAIARQNYGCTHFIVGRDHAGVGDYYGTYDAQYIFDEFTEDELQITPLKFEHAFYCTRSQSMATGKTSPSSKEERIHLSGTKVRAMLREGKTPPPEFSRPEVAEILASSMKLATV, from the coding sequence ATGTCACAAATCAAAGCTTTAATTCAACCCCACGGTGGTAAACTCATCAACTGTTACTTGTCCGAACAAGAGAGTAAACAAACTCTATCCAGGGCTTTGAATCTACCTCGTCTGACTCTATCCATCCGTAATATTGCTGACTTAGAATGCATTGCTACGGGTGTTTACAGTCCTTTGGAAGGATTTGTTAACGAGATAGAATATAACTCTATCGTTAAAGATATGCGTTTGACTAGCGGTATTGCTTGGAGTATTCCCGTTACTTTACAGGTTCCTGAATCTATAGCAAAGCAATATCAGCTAGATTCTGAGATTGCTTTAACTCATCCTAATGGTGAAATACTTGCAGTAATGACTGTTACTAGTAAGTTTAAGCCAGACCAAAGTTTTGAAGCCGAACAAGTTTACCGAACTTCTGAAGAAGCACATCCCGGTGTGAAAGCGATGCTTCAAGAAGGGAATGTTTACCTTGGTGGTCCGATTAAACTTATTAATTCCGTTCCTTATCAAGACTTTCTTGATTATCGTTTGACTCCAGAAACTACCAGAACTGAATTTTCCAGACGCGAATGGAATACAGTTGTGGCATTCCAAACAAGAAATCCCATTCACCGCGCCCACGAATACATCACCAAAATCGCTTTAGAACTTGTTGACGGACTTTTCATTAATCCTTTAGTAGGGCAAACAAAGTCAGATGATATTCCTGCCGACGTGCGGATGAAGTGCTATCAAGTACTGATGCAAAAATATTATCCGCAAAATCGCGTATGCTTAGGTGTGTTCCCTGCTGCCATGCGCTACGCCGGACCTCGTGAAGCAATCATGCACGCGATCGCCCGCCAGAACTACGGCTGCACGCACTTTATCGTCGGACGCGACCATGCTGGAGTCGGCGATTATTACGGCACTTACGACGCACAATACATCTTTGATGAATTTACAGAGGACGAGTTACAAATTACTCCCTTAAAATTTGAACACGCATTCTATTGTACTCGCAGCCAATCAATGGCAACTGGTAAAACTAGCCCCAGCAGTAAAGAAGAAAGAATACATCTCTCGGGTACAAAGGTACGAGCAATGCTCAGAGAAGGTAAAACCCCACCACCAGAGTTTTCACGTCCGGAAGTTGCAGAAATTTTAGCTTCTTCCATGAAACTAGCTACAGTTTAA
- a CDS encoding SLC13 family permease: MTIFLTLAIVVLALILFVAEWVPSDIVAIIITLLLTILGLVTPEESISGFSNSATITVMAMFILSAGISRTGAIQIVSELLLKLGGKRPVQQIFTLGLIVGPTTAFINNTAVVAVFLPIVEEWCRRQKISVSKLLIPLSYAAILGGMITVIGTSTNVLASGLSEQLGYGTFSLFQFTKLGLVTFSIGLIYLSLIAPKLLPNRRKHTDDILTQDYGLKDYISEILIPPGSTLVGKTLDSTGLQHKFDVDVLEIIANNTHFHQPLEDKKLQACSVLLVRSSREDLIKIKDEEGVEILPEFIKNKKSLQAQLSQEDEGIAEVLIPSNSNLIGSTVKEVRFRQRYNVTVLAVHRGQEITRERLSEIRLKFGDVLLVQGPKQSLMGLQINRDFLVLTHRELETLRREKASIAIGIGLGVVAVAAFNLLPILISSLVGVVLMVLTGCLKPREIYNAVRWDIIFLLAGLIPLGIAMEKSGTTQWLANNLIAVGGNLSGYWILTFFFIITSIFTEMISNNASVVLMLPVAVSVAEKLSFNPLAFMLAVIFAASNSFITPIGYQTNTMVYGAGGYKFTDFIRVGTPLNLLMTIIVPPLIILFYGL, encoded by the coding sequence ATGACAATTTTTCTGACACTTGCCATTGTTGTCTTGGCATTGATTTTATTTGTTGCTGAATGGGTTCCTTCAGATATAGTCGCTATTATTATTACGCTACTTTTAACAATTCTGGGTTTAGTTACTCCTGAAGAAAGTATAAGTGGTTTCAGCAATTCTGCTACTATCACCGTGATGGCAATGTTTATTCTCAGTGCTGGTATTTCCCGTACTGGAGCTATCCAAATCGTTAGCGAACTATTACTTAAGTTGGGTGGAAAACGCCCGGTTCAGCAAATTTTTACACTGGGGTTGATTGTAGGTCCAACAACAGCATTTATAAATAATACTGCCGTTGTTGCCGTGTTTTTACCTATTGTGGAAGAATGGTGTAGAAGACAAAAAATTTCAGTTTCTAAATTATTAATACCACTATCATATGCTGCTATTTTGGGCGGAATGATTACGGTAATCGGTACTTCTACAAATGTCTTAGCAAGCGGTTTATCCGAACAGTTAGGATACGGAACATTTAGCTTATTCCAATTTACCAAGTTAGGGTTAGTCACTTTTTCTATCGGTTTAATTTATCTCTCTTTAATAGCGCCCAAGCTATTGCCAAATCGTAGAAAACACACCGATGATATTCTTACTCAAGACTACGGTTTAAAGGATTATATTAGTGAAATATTGATTCCACCAGGTTCTACTTTAGTCGGAAAAACTTTAGATTCTACTGGTTTACAGCATAAGTTTGATGTAGATGTATTAGAAATTATTGCTAACAATACTCACTTCCATCAACCTTTAGAAGATAAAAAACTACAAGCTTGCTCAGTACTTTTAGTTAGGAGTAGCCGAGAGGACTTAATCAAAATTAAAGATGAAGAAGGTGTGGAAATTCTACCGGAATTCATCAAAAACAAAAAGTCTTTACAAGCACAACTGAGCCAGGAAGATGAAGGGATTGCAGAGGTTCTCATTCCTTCTAATTCTAACCTTATCGGTTCAACAGTTAAAGAAGTACGCTTTCGTCAACGCTATAATGTCACGGTTCTAGCAGTCCATCGCGGACAAGAAATTACACGAGAGCGTCTAAGTGAAATCCGATTAAAATTTGGCGATGTGCTTTTAGTGCAAGGTCCCAAACAAAGTCTTATGGGTTTGCAAATTAACCGAGACTTTTTGGTACTAACCCACAGAGAATTAGAAACTCTCAGACGTGAAAAGGCTTCAATTGCGATCGGAATTGGTTTAGGAGTTGTTGCTGTTGCAGCGTTTAATTTATTACCCATTCTGATAAGTTCTCTGGTTGGTGTGGTGTTGATGGTTTTAACCGGCTGTCTCAAACCTAGAGAAATATACAACGCAGTACGTTGGGACATTATTTTTCTACTCGCTGGTTTAATACCCCTCGGTATCGCAATGGAAAAGTCTGGCACAACTCAATGGTTAGCTAATAACTTAATTGCAGTCGGGGGAAATCTTTCTGGTTATTGGATACTGACATTTTTTTTCATCATTACTTCGATATTTACAGAAATGATTTCCAACAATGCATCAGTAGTTTTAATGTTACCAGTTGCAGTTAGTGTAGCCGAGAAACTCAGCTTTAACCCTCTTGCTTTTATGCTTGCAGTTATCTTTGCAGCATCTAACAGTTTCATCACGCCAATTGGATATCAGACAAACACGATGGTTTATGGAGCAGGAGGTTATAAATTTACTGACTTTATCCGAGTCGGTACTCCATTAAATCTCTTGATGACAATAATCGTCCCCCCATTAATCATCTTATTCTACGGACTTTGA
- a CDS encoding TetR/AcrR family transcriptional regulator, giving the protein MSGETNEQRQQNRLKSSDLFRKHQLREKILIAAANLFYYKGFNQVSINEVIVNSDVARRTFYRYFSSKDELIVQVMRFQSKRWLGWFEEALNQRASDPKEKILISFDVWREWFESPDFRGCPFIKSALEIADISHPVNQIAVMARQSVRTYIFKLALEADIPKPEVFSQQYLLLLGGSILMASIEDTSIGVEYARETLTAFMNKDLN; this is encoded by the coding sequence ATGAGCGGCGAAACTAACGAGCAGCGCCAACAGAATCGTTTAAAATCAAGCGATTTATTTAGGAAGCATCAGCTACGGGAAAAAATTTTGATTGCCGCAGCAAACTTGTTTTACTACAAGGGTTTTAATCAAGTTAGTATCAATGAGGTAATTGTAAATTCAGATGTTGCCAGACGGACGTTTTATCGATATTTCTCATCTAAAGATGAGCTAATTGTGCAAGTGATGCGCTTTCAATCAAAGCGTTGGCTTGGATGGTTTGAAGAAGCCCTTAATCAAAGAGCGAGCGATCCTAAAGAGAAAATATTAATCAGCTTCGATGTTTGGCGAGAATGGTTTGAAAGCCCCGATTTTCGCGGTTGCCCTTTTATTAAATCAGCTTTAGAAATCGCCGATATATCCCATCCCGTAAACCAAATTGCCGTAATGGCAAGACAATCGGTTCGGACTTATATTTTCAAACTCGCTCTTGAAGCTGATATTCCCAAACCGGAGGTGTTTTCTCAACAATACTTGCTTTTGCTTGGGGGTTCAATTTTGATGGCGAGTATTGAAGATACTTCTATCGGGGTTGAATATGCTCGCGAAACCTTAACCGCTTTTATGAACAAAGATTTAAATTAG
- a CDS encoding YeiH family protein, giving the protein MESPPQKIKPEIAKYLPFNAIIPGLLLTAGVAILAEYLKKIPSLSLFSSLIIAIILGIILKNTVGVSQIFKPGITFSLKRILRLSIILLGLRLSLPQILAVGPAGLVIVFVTLTSTFIFTCWFGRQIGVNQKLTKLIAAGTSICGASAIVATNGVVEGKDEDVAYAVAIVTIFGTLSMLLYPFLSTFLQVNSQEFGIWCGVSIHETAQVIAAAFQGGDVSGEFGTIAKLSRVIFLAPVVLTLGFVSSGSSNSSPETKSKKLPIPWFVFGFIALMLLNSGNVFPEGLKKSVTEINHFLLTISMAGMGLKTSILEIKQNGIKPLYLGAVSWVFISVLSFSLIKAFY; this is encoded by the coding sequence ATGGAAAGCCCACCTCAAAAAATAAAGCCAGAAATCGCAAAATATTTACCATTTAACGCCATAATTCCAGGACTATTACTAACCGCTGGAGTTGCTATTTTAGCAGAGTATTTAAAAAAGATTCCCTCACTTTCACTATTTAGTTCGTTAATCATCGCGATAATTTTAGGAATAATACTAAAAAATACAGTTGGAGTTTCTCAAATCTTCAAACCAGGAATTACCTTTTCCTTAAAACGCATTCTCCGACTATCAATTATTCTCTTAGGATTGCGATTAAGTTTACCTCAAATACTAGCAGTTGGTCCCGCTGGACTAGTAATTGTCTTTGTAACTTTAACCAGTACTTTTATATTTACCTGTTGGTTTGGCAGACAAATTGGAGTTAATCAAAAACTGACAAAATTAATTGCTGCTGGTACTTCTATCTGTGGAGCTTCTGCAATCGTTGCTACTAACGGTGTTGTCGAGGGCAAAGACGAAGACGTTGCTTATGCTGTGGCAATAGTTACCATTTTTGGAACTCTCTCCATGTTGCTTTATCCCTTCCTATCTACTTTTTTACAGGTAAATTCGCAAGAGTTTGGCATTTGGTGCGGTGTTTCCATTCACGAAACAGCCCAGGTAATTGCAGCAGCATTTCAAGGTGGAGATGTTAGCGGTGAATTCGGTACGATTGCCAAACTATCAAGAGTAATCTTTTTGGCTCCGGTTGTATTAACTTTAGGATTTGTATCATCTGGTTCTAGTAATTCGTCGCCAGAAACTAAGTCTAAAAAGTTACCTATCCCTTGGTTTGTATTTGGATTTATTGCTCTAATGTTACTGAATAGTGGTAATGTTTTTCCTGAAGGATTAAAAAAATCAGTCACCGAAATTAACCATTTCTTACTAACTATTTCAATGGCGGGTATGGGTTTGAAAACTAGCATTCTTGAAATTAAACAAAATGGAATCAAACCTCTCTATTTAGGTGCTGTTTCCTGGGTGTTCATTTCTGTGTTGAGTTTTAGTCTTATCAAGGCTTTTTATTAA
- a CDS encoding DUF302 domain-containing protein encodes MKKALLTIAALGLFVLPAYATQGIRENSKQEIARGRKNGINRVRRDGIIRVKSNYSVEETVKRFESIAKEQGLNIFGTVNHQAGAESVGLELRPTQVILFGNPRAGTPLMQCNQTAGIDLPQKALIWQDEDGQVWLGYNNPNYLSRRHKLRGCADEPLARISNALKMLAEKATQ; translated from the coding sequence ATGAAGAAAGCATTATTGACTATTGCTGCATTAGGCTTATTTGTTCTTCCTGCTTATGCGACTCAAGGAATTAGAGAAAACTCGAAACAAGAGATAGCTAGAGGTAGAAAAAATGGAATTAATAGAGTTAGAAGAGATGGTATTATTAGAGTTAAAAGCAATTACAGCGTAGAAGAAACGGTTAAACGCTTTGAATCTATTGCGAAAGAGCAAGGTTTAAATATTTTTGGTACAGTTAATCACCAAGCGGGAGCGGAATCTGTTGGTTTAGAATTGCGCCCTACACAAGTAATTCTATTTGGTAATCCTCGAGCAGGTACGCCGTTAATGCAGTGCAATCAAACTGCGGGAATTGATTTACCTCAAAAAGCACTTATTTGGCAAGACGAAGACGGACAAGTTTGGCTTGGTTACAACAATCCCAATTATCTATCTCGCCGCCATAAATTAAGAGGTTGTGCTGACGAGCCATTGGCAAGAATTAGCAATGCTTTGAAAATGTTGGCTGAAAAAGCAACTCAGTGA
- the gntT gene encoding guanitoxin biosynthesis MATE family efflux transporter GntT: protein MGSSNLSFTLPSRYSSFLPRFYRLASVSVISNMMVPLAGIVDTAFLGHLADIRHLAGVILASILFDYLYRILKFFRNGTNAITAQAVGQSDEKGVLLALLRSGLVALGIAIIILILQYPIQKLGFAVLSGSPDVEVFGIDYFNARIWAAPAVLLNFVLIGWFLGKEMSVLVLLISFVGNASNIVLDYVMISRWGWASTGAGLATCLSQYLALLVGLVGVGLSLRTNLLPAVFKDIFNWQALKASVVLKSNILIRYLAMITAYSIFTNLSAAMGNEVIAENGLLLQIVLLSQFTVNGIGLTTQSLIGNFKGKKQTEQMIPLLQVSIFTGVLIASIFASVSILFPQTVFGILTSHSDISESVLTYRDWLLPLLTCGAIAFMFEGYTVGLKEAAKLRNSALIALGLGFAPVAGIAWYLQNNHLLWLSLTSYMATLMVALGVQIPRMQSKQ from the coding sequence ATGGGTTCATCAAATTTATCCTTCACGCTTCCATCTCGCTACAGTAGCTTTTTACCTCGTTTCTATCGATTGGCATCTGTAAGTGTTATATCGAATATGATGGTGCCTTTAGCTGGAATAGTTGATACTGCTTTCCTCGGACATTTGGCAGATATTCGACATTTGGCAGGGGTGATTCTAGCGAGCATTTTGTTTGATTACCTCTATCGGATTCTCAAGTTTTTTAGAAACGGTACTAATGCTATTACTGCTCAAGCTGTTGGACAAAGTGATGAGAAAGGTGTTTTATTAGCTCTATTGCGGAGTGGTTTGGTTGCTTTAGGTATAGCGATTATTATCCTAATTCTGCAATACCCCATTCAAAAACTTGGTTTTGCCGTGCTGTCTGGCTCTCCTGACGTTGAAGTTTTTGGAATTGATTATTTCAATGCTCGCATTTGGGCTGCACCTGCGGTTTTACTTAATTTTGTGCTGATTGGTTGGTTTTTGGGAAAGGAAATGAGTGTTTTGGTGTTGCTGATTTCTTTTGTAGGCAATGCTTCTAATATTGTTTTGGACTATGTAATGATTAGTCGATGGGGTTGGGCAAGTACGGGAGCGGGATTGGCTACCTGTTTGAGTCAATATTTAGCGCTGTTAGTGGGCTTGGTTGGGGTTGGTTTAAGTTTGCGAACTAATTTATTACCCGCTGTTTTCAAAGATATATTTAATTGGCAAGCTTTGAAAGCGAGTGTGGTACTCAAAAGCAATATTCTTATTCGCTATTTAGCTATGATTACCGCTTATTCTATTTTTACTAATCTCAGTGCGGCGATGGGAAACGAGGTGATTGCAGAAAACGGATTGCTGCTGCAAATTGTATTATTAAGTCAGTTTACGGTTAACGGTATTGGTTTAACTACTCAATCTTTGATAGGTAATTTTAAAGGTAAAAAACAAACCGAGCAGATGATACCGCTGTTGCAGGTATCAATATTCACCGGGGTGTTAATTGCATCTATATTTGCTTCGGTATCAATTCTATTTCCACAAACGGTTTTTGGTATTTTGACTAGTCATAGCGACATCAGCGAATCAGTTCTAACTTATCGAGACTGGTTGTTACCATTGTTAACTTGTGGTGCGATCGCCTTTATGTTTGAAGGCTATACTGTTGGCTTAAAAGAAGCTGCAAAGCTACGTAATTCTGCTTTAATTGCTTTAGGATTGGGATTTGCTCCTGTAGCTGGTATAGCTTGGTATTTGCAAAACAATCATTTACTGTGGTTATCCCTAACATCTTATATGGCAACATTAATGGTAGCTCTGGGAGTACAGATTCCCCGAATGCAGAGCAAGCAGTGA
- a CDS encoding NAD(P)/FAD-dependent oxidoreductase → MQLSKQDLQESTDKVYDTIVIGGGVGGLSAGIYLQRYLLNTLIVDKGKARSFWMQELHNYLGLPPDTQGRTLLKHGKDHYLSLGGDLLNAYVEDITDKGDFFEVKVKVGRQNSTYAVFRARYIIAASGIIDNLPFVDDIQNVYEYAGYNLHVCLICDGYEMADKRVGVFGRNERSLQVAFSLGWFTPYITLFTQDMFEVSSQFRDRLWEHEYKLVEKPIKQFIGENHQMTGVQMMDGSVIELDAGLVSMGSVFHSSYLSGLNLQTQGENLVTDKMCRTSHPRVFAIGDLKTGLNQVIVAASDGAIAATGIWGEIRRERGVKRRSDVDAAALV, encoded by the coding sequence ATGCAACTATCAAAACAAGATTTACAAGAATCCACGGACAAGGTTTACGATACTATTGTTATCGGTGGCGGTGTTGGTGGCTTATCTGCTGGAATTTATTTACAAAGATATCTTTTAAATACTTTAATCGTAGACAAAGGTAAAGCTCGCTCTTTCTGGATGCAGGAACTTCATAATTATCTTGGTTTACCACCAGATACTCAAGGTCGTACTTTATTAAAACATGGGAAAGACCATTATTTATCTTTGGGAGGAGATTTACTTAATGCCTATGTTGAAGATATAACTGATAAAGGAGATTTTTTTGAGGTTAAAGTTAAAGTAGGTCGGCAAAACAGCACTTATGCGGTATTTCGCGCCAGATATATAATTGCAGCTAGCGGTATCATTGATAACTTGCCTTTTGTAGACGATATCCAAAATGTTTACGAATATGCAGGATATAATTTACACGTCTGCTTGATTTGCGATGGCTATGAAATGGCAGACAAAAGAGTTGGCGTATTTGGTAGAAACGAGCGTAGTTTGCAGGTAGCTTTTAGTCTTGGCTGGTTTACACCATATATCACTCTTTTTACTCAAGATATGTTTGAAGTTAGTTCCCAATTTCGCGATAGATTATGGGAGCATGAATATAAGCTAGTTGAAAAACCAATCAAGCAATTTATCGGCGAAAACCATCAAATGACTGGGGTGCAAATGATGGATGGTTCCGTAATAGAATTGGATGCTGGATTAGTTTCAATGGGTTCGGTATTCCATTCTAGCTACCTTTCTGGATTGAACTTGCAAACTCAAGGTGAGAATTTGGTGACAGATAAAATGTGTCGCACATCTCACCCCCGAGTTTTCGCAATTGGGGATTTGAAAACGGGATTAAATCAAGTAATAGTGGCTGCTTCCGATGGCGCGATCGCAGCGACGGGAATTTGGGGAGAAATTCGGCGCGAAAGAGGTGTTAAGCGGCGCTCGGATGTTGATGCTGCTGCTTTAGTTTAA
- a CDS encoding ATP-binding protein, translated as MANEKRLEIGLFVMRLSISISFLALITQKLFIAQPKQGIFQGFYSLDIPAFICYPLIFITTALIVSFLSGLYKTFSYGGVLSMQLVLLAPTYKELFKFSEPTDILLWSSIPLVGASISLFLLRDDDNLFALNKTRSSKNQALNNCYWHHKQRTLEILSSLSHRTGTFNVYLKEIANGVGELIDVDSSVITICQEGFAQVLASNVDMGNENSHQSLHGQLTGTVFNSGKCLVVEDTDKSTEHGTAPAGCRAYLGIPLRTSQGKVIGTICCFHGKPRQFSPQEIEIAELFAERAATAIDNHHLYQQQKQFNQTLETEVTNKTEELRTAQAKLVERERLAAIGEFAASIVHEIRNPFCTIKLVLEYFNKVDLSDKVKKRLSLAQDEANRLEQLLEEILLYAKPHILDISQIDINKCINKVLEIQRNIPAIINKSIDFYPANTEPKIQGDENKIKQVLINIVQNACEAVHSGEEVKLRVDSDLNNKEVCIQVRNGGEPIPPDILPLLTQPFFSTKSSGTGLGLAITKRIVEAHNGTFFIESNSEEGTSVTVKLPMAIG; from the coding sequence ATGGCAAACGAAAAACGGCTTGAAATCGGATTATTTGTCATGCGTTTGAGTATATCCATCTCTTTTTTAGCTTTGATAACCCAGAAACTTTTCATAGCTCAGCCAAAACAAGGAATTTTTCAAGGTTTCTATTCATTAGACATACCAGCTTTTATCTGTTATCCACTAATATTTATTACAACAGCTTTAATAGTATCCTTTCTCAGCGGTTTGTATAAAACATTTTCCTATGGTGGTGTATTGAGTATGCAGCTAGTTTTGTTAGCTCCTACATATAAAGAGTTATTCAAATTTAGCGAACCCACTGATATTTTATTGTGGTCAAGTATACCATTGGTAGGAGCTTCAATTAGCTTATTTTTATTGCGAGATGATGATAATTTGTTTGCTTTGAATAAGACAAGAAGTAGTAAAAATCAAGCATTAAATAATTGTTATTGGCATCATAAACAAAGAACTTTAGAGATTTTGTCATCTCTTAGTCATCGCACGGGTACCTTTAACGTATATCTAAAAGAAATTGCTAATGGTGTTGGTGAGTTAATTGATGTTGATTCTTCTGTTATCACTATTTGTCAAGAAGGTTTTGCTCAAGTATTAGCTAGTAACGTGGATATGGGTAATGAAAATAGTCATCAATCTTTACATGGACAATTAACTGGAACTGTTTTCAATTCTGGTAAATGTTTAGTTGTCGAGGATACAGATAAATCTACTGAACATGGTACAGCACCAGCCGGATGCCGTGCATATTTAGGAATACCTTTACGCACTTCTCAAGGCAAAGTTATCGGTACAATTTGTTGTTTTCACGGTAAACCGCGTCAATTTTCACCTCAAGAAATAGAAATTGCAGAATTGTTCGCCGAGCGAGCAGCTACAGCAATCGATAACCATCACCTTTATCAACAACAAAAACAGTTTAATCAAACTTTAGAAACAGAAGTCACGAATAAAACAGAAGAGTTACGAACAGCACAAGCAAAACTAGTGGAAAGAGAACGTTTAGCCGCCATTGGTGAATTTGCAGCTTCTATAGTGCATGAAATTCGCAATCCTTTTTGTACGATTAAATTAGTTTTAGAATACTTTAATAAAGTTGATTTATCTGACAAGGTTAAAAAGCGTTTAAGTTTGGCGCAAGATGAAGCAAACCGTTTAGAACAGTTATTAGAAGAAATATTGCTTTATGCCAAACCGCATATTTTAGATATTTCTCAAATTGATATTAATAAATGTATTAATAAAGTGTTAGAGATTCAGCGAAATATTCCGGCAATAATTAATAAAAGTATTGATTTTTATCCAGCAAACACCGAACCCAAAATACAGGGAGATGAAAATAAAATTAAGCAAGTATTAATTAATATTGTTCAGAATGCTTGTGAAGCAGTACATTCTGGAGAAGAAGTTAAGTTACGGGTAGATAGCGATTTAAATAATAAAGAAGTTTGCATCCAAGTTCGTAATGGTGGGGAACCCATACCGCCAGATATTTTGCCATTGCTAACTCAGCCATTCTTTTCGACCAAATCTTCCGGAACAGGATTAGGATTAGCAATTACAAAAAGGATTGTCGAAGCACACAACGGAACATTTTTTATTGAATCGAATTCGGAAGAAGGAACTTCAGTCACGGTGAAATTACCGATGGCAATTGGGTAA